A region from the Flexibacter flexilis DSM 6793 genome encodes:
- a CDS encoding HAMP domain-containing sensor histidine kinase, with product MTIKLKTSIYISLLFTALFGVAAAVIIVIYSDFRKEEFKERLKEKAKTTLKLLIEVQSVDYQTLKVIDQNTINHLYNEKTLVFDENYNLIYSSLDDTRINWTRADLDYLKKYKTFFKKDGEYEVYGVYYDSNYKDFFALISANDNYGKRKIAFLNYLMLITYSIVSLLGWILTFYVIKKQISPLDYLYKKISKINGSNLETRLVVRENSKNEIDLLGKEFNFMMGRIEAAYQRQKEFTAHASHELRTPLARVLAQLNNYKVKTDEKTVHFIDNITENINQINDLIHSLLILSKIDIIKKEEKQKVRVDEAIFESIEKVYAQFKDIKVNLDVENSANLDTLLEVSCNPSLLEIAFNNLLRNAYLYSDNQQVNLKVWEQNSHLWVSVSNTGALLSAEEQQKIFQPFVRGANAKGKVGSGLGLRIVQRILNVYDFSIRYTSEDAVNQFLIIF from the coding sequence ATGACAATCAAACTCAAAACTTCTATTTATATTAGTCTTCTTTTTACGGCACTTTTTGGCGTTGCAGCTGCCGTAATTATTGTTATTTATTCCGACTTTAGAAAAGAAGAGTTTAAAGAGCGTTTGAAGGAAAAAGCCAAAACAACGCTTAAGCTTTTGATAGAAGTTCAGAGTGTAGATTATCAGACACTTAAAGTAATAGATCAAAATACTATCAATCATCTTTACAATGAAAAAACGTTGGTTTTTGATGAAAATTATAACCTGATTTATAGTAGTTTAGACGATACACGAATCAACTGGACACGCGCCGATTTGGATTATTTAAAAAAATATAAAACTTTTTTTAAAAAGGATGGAGAATATGAAGTATATGGCGTGTATTATGATAGTAATTATAAAGATTTTTTTGCTTTAATTTCGGCTAATGATAATTATGGAAAACGTAAAATAGCTTTTTTAAATTACCTTATGCTAATTACTTATTCTATTGTTTCTTTACTTGGTTGGATACTAACATTTTATGTAATTAAAAAACAAATTTCTCCTCTGGATTATTTATACAAAAAAATAAGTAAAATAAACGGAAGTAATCTTGAAACAAGATTAGTAGTAAGAGAAAATAGTAAAAACGAAATAGATTTACTTGGAAAAGAATTTAATTTTATGATGGGTAGGATAGAAGCAGCCTATCAACGCCAAAAAGAATTTACGGCACACGCATCACACGAACTCCGAACACCGCTTGCACGTGTGCTAGCTCAATTGAATAATTATAAGGTAAAAACAGACGAAAAAACAGTTCATTTTATTGATAATATTACCGAAAATATAAATCAAATAAATGATTTAATTCATTCGCTTCTTATTCTTTCTAAAATAGATATAATTAAGAAAGAAGAAAAACAAAAAGTACGCGTTGATGAGGCTATTTTTGAAAGCATAGAGAAAGTTTATGCGCAATTTAAAGACATAAAGGTAAACCTTGACGTGGAAAATTCTGCGAATTTAGATACGCTATTGGAAGTAAGTTGCAACCCCAGTTTATTAGAAATTGCATTTAATAACTTGCTGCGCAATGCTTATTTATACTCTGATAACCAGCAAGTTAATTTAAAAGTGTGGGAACAAAATAGCCACCTTTGGGTGTCGGTAAGCAATACGGGGGCATTGCTCAGTGCCGAAGAGCAGCAGAAAATCTTCCAGCCGTTTGTACGTGGCGCGAACGCAAAAGGTAAAGTGGGGTCGGGTTTGGGCTTGCGCATAGTGCAACGAATCCTTAATGTTTATGATTTTTCTATCCGATATACCTCAGAAGATGCTGTAAATCAGTTTTTAATTATATTTTAA
- a CDS encoding response regulator transcription factor, whose protein sequence is MNILFLEDDFTLSQEIKDFLVAKGIECDTVFDGDLFFRQYKKQHYDVFLLDINVPKMNGLDVCRKIREADQNTPIIMLTAYGELDDKIDAFGSGADDYLVKPFHLEELYARIKVILRRKDTLQAENNIITVGDLFMNIDEKLVKRADSTISLTAKEFKLLCILAEAKGRIVSKQTIADSLWDYHVETNQNTIEVYINFLRNKIDKGHENKLIHTKIGFGYYLRAE, encoded by the coding sequence ATGAATATTTTATTTTTAGAAGATGATTTTACGCTTTCTCAAGAAATTAAAGATTTTTTGGTGGCAAAAGGAATAGAATGCGATACTGTTTTTGACGGCGATTTATTTTTTAGGCAATATAAAAAACAGCATTATGATGTCTTTTTATTGGATATAAATGTCCCTAAAATGAATGGCTTGGATGTGTGCCGCAAAATCAGAGAAGCAGATCAAAATACGCCGATTATTATGCTTACTGCTTATGGCGAGTTGGACGATAAAATAGATGCTTTTGGTTCGGGTGCAGACGACTATTTGGTAAAACCATTTCATTTGGAAGAATTATATGCGCGTATCAAAGTAATTTTGCGCAGAAAAGATACATTGCAAGCCGAAAATAATATTATTACGGTTGGTGATTTGTTCATGAATATTGATGAAAAATTGGTAAAGCGTGCAGATTCTACTATTTCACTGACAGCAAAAGAATTTAAATTACTTTGTATTTTAGCTGAGGCCAAAGGACGCATTGTTTCTAAACAAACTATTGCAGATTCTTTGTGGGATTATCACGTAGAAACAAATCAAAATACGATAGAGGTTTATATCAATTTTTTGAGAAATAAAATAGATAAAGGCCACGAAAATAAATTAATACATACAAAAATTGGTTTTGGTTATTACTTAAGAGCAGAATAA
- a CDS encoding penicillin-binding protein activator LpoB, which yields MKNLLVKAQILVVASFLAFGCTPVPQHSVTRIDPNQQTDLSGRWNDTDSRLVAEEMSKDALGRAWRGNFVNSRKKNPTVIVGIITNKSHEHIEAETFIKDIQREFINSGLVRVVQNSELREALRKERGDQQQFASPETQKKFGRELGADYMIFGTINSIVDTYQSKKVVYYQVNLELADLETNELVWIGEKKIKKFINN from the coding sequence ATGAAAAATCTATTAGTTAAAGCCCAAATTTTGGTAGTTGCTTCGTTTTTAGCCTTTGGTTGTACCCCCGTACCACAGCATAGTGTTACGCGCATCGACCCCAACCAACAAACCGACCTGAGCGGTCGTTGGAACGATACAGATTCACGATTGGTTGCGGAGGAAATGTCCAAAGACGCACTTGGGCGTGCTTGGCGCGGCAATTTCGTTAATTCTCGCAAGAAAAACCCAACCGTAATAGTAGGCATTATTACCAACAAAAGCCACGAACATATTGAAGCAGAGACTTTTATAAAAGATATTCAACGCGAATTTATCAATTCTGGCCTTGTGCGCGTGGTGCAAAATAGCGAATTGCGCGAGGCTTTGCGCAAAGAACGTGGCGACCAACAACAATTTGCTTCGCCCGAAACCCAAAAGAAATTTGGTCGCGAATTGGGCGCAGATTACATGATTTTCGGGACAATTAACTCCATCGTGGACACTTACCAAAGCAAAAAAGTAGTGTACTATCAAGTAAATTTGGAGTTGGCCGATCTGGAAACCAACGAATTAGTTTGGATTGGTGAGAAAAAAATTAAAAAATTCATCAACAACTAA
- a CDS encoding COG3014 family protein, protein MTRKILLSSFILIFLGGLSSCLTYYQLNLQFERAFEQGRIEEADRLLSSNKKMKRKRELVLYNLNKGTTLSLLGNYDSSNVYFENAYRMADEYHINYGNEALALLTNPNMTEYRLENNEVLMNLYYKALNYLKLGDKEAALVECKRLNIKINQLSDKYKSDKKFKRDAFIHLLMGLIYDANYDYNNAFIAYRNAYEIYSDDYAKLFGMAAPDQLKQDLIRTAYQTGFKQDAQRYEKQFGIKYKPLPKGTGDVIFLWHNGLGPIKSEWSINFNIVRGQGGQVFFANEQMGFSFPFFLEEQDKDKSNGLAAMEFIRVAFPKYVERPLVFGQASLSANNQTFNLQLLEDVNAVSLRCLQDRMLFEMGKSLLRMGLKKLSEYQLRKKNDGVGAAIGAFNALTEKADTRNWQTVPHSIYYARVTLPKGPQKVTFSAQSRRGGQPFTHEFNFNVPDNGMIFHTHQNLDFVPVNLYR, encoded by the coding sequence ATGACACGTAAAATACTGTTATCCAGTTTTATTTTAATATTTTTGGGAGGTTTAAGTTCTTGCCTTACTTATTACCAACTCAATCTACAATTCGAACGCGCTTTTGAGCAAGGCCGCATCGAGGAAGCCGACCGCCTTTTGTCTTCCAACAAAAAAATGAAACGCAAACGCGAACTGGTACTTTACAACCTCAACAAAGGTACAACACTCTCACTTTTAGGTAATTACGATAGCAGTAACGTTTATTTTGAGAATGCCTATCGCATGGCCGACGAATATCATATCAATTACGGCAATGAAGCGTTGGCACTGCTCACCAACCCTAATATGACCGAGTACCGCCTCGAAAACAATGAGGTGCTGATGAATTTGTACTACAAAGCCCTAAATTATTTGAAATTGGGCGACAAAGAAGCGGCTTTAGTAGAATGTAAACGCCTGAATATCAAAATAAATCAACTTTCGGATAAATATAAATCCGACAAAAAATTTAAGCGTGATGCCTTTATTCATTTGCTCATGGGCTTGATTTATGATGCCAATTACGACTATAACAATGCTTTTATTGCCTATCGGAATGCTTACGAAATTTATTCGGACGACTACGCCAAACTTTTTGGTATGGCTGCTCCCGACCAACTCAAACAAGACCTGATTCGTACAGCTTACCAAACGGGTTTCAAACAAGATGCCCAACGATACGAAAAGCAATTTGGTATCAAATACAAACCATTACCCAAAGGAACTGGCGATGTTATTTTCTTGTGGCACAATGGTTTGGGGCCTATCAAAAGTGAATGGAGTATCAATTTTAATATCGTGCGCGGGCAAGGCGGGCAAGTATTTTTTGCAAACGAACAGATGGGCTTTAGTTTTCCGTTTTTTTTGGAAGAACAAGACAAAGACAAAAGCAATGGCTTGGCGGCGATGGAGTTTATACGCGTCGCTTTTCCGAAATATGTAGAACGCCCATTGGTGTTCGGGCAAGCGAGTTTATCAGCTAATAATCAAACGTTTAACTTGCAATTATTGGAAGATGTAAATGCTGTTTCGTTGCGTTGCCTACAAGACCGAATGCTTTTTGAGATGGGCAAATCGCTGCTGCGCATGGGCTTGAAAAAACTTTCGGAATATCAGTTAAGAAAGAAAAACGACGGTGTAGGCGCAGCCATTGGCGCGTTTAATGCCCTTACCGAAAAAGCCGACACGCGCAACTGGCAAACTGTACCGCATAGCATTTATTACGCGCGGGTTACGCTGCCCAAAGGCCCACA